Proteins encoded in a region of the Malaciobacter mytili LMG 24559 genome:
- the sufC gene encoding Fe-S cluster assembly ATPase SufC: MLKIKDLNVSISNKQILKDFNLEINEGEIHVIMGTNGVGKSTLVKTLSDHYDCEVHSGQIEFKGKDLLELDASQRANEGIFMSFQNPVEVHGVNNMYFLKTAVNEKRAYQNQEEVNSAQFLKEVKDIIKEYNLSDEIIKRNVNEGFSGGEKKKNEMLQLLVLKPDLIMLDEIDSGLDIDAIKLVAKAVNSMLDGKRSVLMITHYDRLLELIRPDFVHILKDGKIIKSGDYNLALEVQKNGFEAVGS, encoded by the coding sequence ATGTTAAAAATAAAAGATTTAAATGTAAGTATTTCAAATAAACAAATATTAAAAGATTTTAATTTAGAGATAAATGAAGGTGAAATACATGTAATTATGGGAACAAATGGTGTAGGAAAATCTACTTTAGTAAAAACTTTAAGTGATCATTATGACTGTGAAGTGCATAGTGGACAAATAGAGTTTAAAGGAAAAGATTTACTAGAACTTGATGCAAGCCAAAGGGCAAATGAAGGTATCTTTATGAGTTTTCAAAATCCTGTGGAAGTTCATGGAGTTAATAATATGTATTTTTTAAAAACAGCAGTAAATGAAAAAAGAGCATATCAAAATCAAGAAGAAGTAAACTCAGCACAATTTTTAAAAGAAGTTAAAGATATTATTAAAGAGTATAATTTAAGTGATGAAATTATAAAAAGAAATGTAAATGAAGGTTTTAGTGGAGGAGAAAAGAAAAAAAATGAGATGCTTCAACTACTTGTTTTAAAACCTGATTTAATTATGTTAGATGAGATAGACTCAGGACTTGATATAGATGCAATTAAACTTGTAGCAAAGGCTGTTAATTCTATGCTTGATGGTAAAAGATCAGTTTTAATGATTACTCATTATGATAGATTATTAGAGTTAATTAGACCAGATTTTGTTCATATTTTAAAAGATGGAAAAATTATTAAATCAGGAGATTATAATCTTGCATTAGAAGTTCAAAAAAATGGTTTTGAAGCCGTTGGGAGCTAA
- the sufB gene encoding Fe-S cluster assembly protein SufB, with protein MKNEKINSVIANEYSLGFETIVNSETFPKGLNEDVIKAISTKKEEPQWLLDFRLKAYRKWLTMKEPKWAKLGYEKIDYQDISYFSAPKKPIDSLDEVDPEILKTYEKLGIPLEEQKKLAGVAVDAVFDSVSVKTTFQKELEELGIIFCSISEAANKYPELLKKYLASVVPYSDNYFATLNSAVFTDGSFVYIPKNTKCPMELSTYFRINALNTGQFERTLIIADEGSYVSYNEGCSAPIRDNSQLHAAVVELVALKDAHIKYSTIQNWYPGDKDGNGGILNFVTKRGICKGDNSKISWTQVETGSLITWKYPSCILKGNNSVGEFYSVALTSLSQQADTGTKMIHIGENTKSTIISKGISALNGSNAYRGLVKVAKSAKNARNISSCDSLLIGSNCSAHTYPYQDIKNSSAKIEHEATTSKISDEQLFYVKQRGISEENAVSLIVHGFCKEVLQELPMEFAVEAKALLDISLEGSVG; from the coding sequence ATGAAAAACGAAAAAATAAATAGTGTAATTGCCAATGAATATAGCCTTGGATTTGAAACTATTGTAAATAGTGAAACTTTTCCAAAGGGTTTAAATGAAGATGTTATAAAAGCAATTTCAACAAAAAAAGAAGAACCACAATGGCTTTTAGATTTTAGATTAAAAGCTTATAGAAAGTGGCTTACTATGAAGGAACCCAAATGGGCAAAATTAGGTTATGAAAAGATTGATTATCAAGATATTTCATACTTTTCAGCACCAAAGAAGCCTATAGATTCTTTAGATGAAGTGGACCCAGAGATTTTAAAAACTTATGAAAAATTAGGAATTCCACTTGAAGAGCAAAAAAAATTAGCTGGAGTTGCAGTTGATGCTGTTTTTGATTCAGTATCAGTAAAAACAACTTTTCAAAAAGAGCTTGAAGAGTTAGGAATAATTTTTTGTTCAATTTCAGAAGCTGCAAATAAATACCCAGAGCTTTTAAAAAAATATTTAGCTTCAGTAGTTCCATATAGTGATAACTATTTTGCAACATTAAATAGTGCAGTATTTACAGATGGAAGTTTTGTATATATCCCAAAAAATACAAAGTGTCCAATGGAATTATCAACATATTTTAGAATAAATGCATTAAATACAGGACAATTTGAAAGAACACTAATTATTGCTGATGAAGGAAGTTATGTTTCATACAATGAAGGATGTTCTGCACCAATAAGAGATAATAGCCAACTTCACGCAGCAGTGGTTGAACTTGTTGCTTTAAAAGATGCACATATTAAATACTCAACCATTCAAAACTGGTATCCAGGGGATAAAGATGGAAATGGTGGAATTTTAAACTTTGTTACAAAAAGAGGAATTTGTAAAGGAGATAATTCAAAAATCTCTTGGACGCAAGTAGAAACTGGTTCTCTTATTACTTGGAAATATCCTTCTTGTATTTTAAAAGGAAATAATAGTGTAGGAGAGTTTTACTCTGTTGCTCTTACTTCTTTATCTCAACAAGCAGATACAGGTACAAAAATGATACATATAGGAGAGAACACTAAATCAACTATTATTTCAAAAGGTATTTCAGCACTAAATGGTTCAAATGCATATAGAGGTTTAGTAAAAGTTGCAAAAAGTGCCAAAAATGCAAGAAATATCTCTTCTTGTGATTCTTTACTTATTGGTTCAAATTGTTCTGCACATACATATCCATATCAAGATATAAAAAATTCAAGTGCTAAAATAGAACATGAAGCAACAACTTCAAAAATCTCAGATGAACAACTATTTTATGTGAAACAAAGAGGAATTAGTGAAGAAAATGCGGTATCATTAATTGTTCATGGATTTTGTAAAGAAGTTTTACAAGAATTACCTATGGAATTTGCAGTTGAAGCAAAAGCTTTATTAGATATATCATTAGAAGGAAGTGTTGGATAA
- a CDS encoding amino acid ABC transporter permease, which produces MFSNLTYDFNWHSVYEYKQKFIDGFFMTIIISFFALILSFIIGLFFAYAQNSKLIFLRFFARFYIEIIRGTPLLVQILIFFYVFANNLGFENRYIVGVVILAIFSGAYVCEIIRAAIESIELEQYETSLSLGMSNYQMYKYIIFPQAFKRMLPSLTGQFASIIKDSSLLSIISISEFTMNAQEVNAYTYSTLESYIPLAIGYLILTYPISYYTKSLEKNIK; this is translated from the coding sequence ATGTTTTCAAATTTAACTTATGATTTTAATTGGCATAGTGTTTATGAATATAAACAGAAGTTTATAGATGGCTTTTTTATGACTATTATTATCTCTTTTTTTGCACTTATTTTAAGTTTTATTATAGGACTATTTTTTGCATATGCTCAAAATAGTAAATTAATTTTTTTAAGATTTTTTGCAAGATTTTATATTGAAATTATTAGAGGAACTCCCCTACTAGTGCAAATTTTGATTTTCTTTTATGTTTTTGCAAACAACTTAGGTTTTGAAAATAGATATATAGTTGGAGTTGTAATTCTTGCTATTTTTTCAGGGGCATATGTATGTGAAATAATTCGTGCAGCAATTGAATCTATTGAGCTTGAACAATATGAAACAAGTTTAAGTTTAGGAATGAGCAATTATCAAATGTATAAATATATAATTTTCCCTCAAGCCTTTAAAAGAATGCTTCCCTCACTTACAGGACAATTTGCATCTATTATAAAAGACTCTTCTTTATTATCTATTATTTCTATTTCAGAATTTACTATGAATGCCCAAGAAGTAAATGCTTATACTTACTCAACTTTGGAAAGCTATATACCTTTAGCTATTGGATATTTAATATTGACCTATCCTATTTCATATTATACGAAAAGCTTAGAAAAAAACATAAAATAA
- a CDS encoding transporter substrate-binding domain-containing protein, translating to MKGMLILLLTFLFIGCNDEKANNNESKVLKVGMELAYPPFEMSDKEGNPTGVSVDFAKMLARSMNKELIIENIAWDGLIPSLKTGKIDIIISSMTITDERKKSIDFSIPYAKSALAILANKNSNINSIEDLKEKTIAVKKGSTGHIYAKENFPNGNILVFDKESACVLEVVQGKADGFLYDQLTIYRNHQNHKDTTVALLKPFQKDFEYWGVALKKDNTELKNQIDQFITKAKEDGTFDDFAYKYLKDAKQTFDSLNIEFFF from the coding sequence ATAAAAGGGATGTTAATATTACTTTTGACTTTTTTATTTATTGGCTGTAATGATGAAAAAGCTAATAATAATGAGTCAAAGGTTTTAAAAGTTGGAATGGAATTAGCTTATCCTCCTTTTGAAATGAGTGATAAAGAAGGTAATCCTACGGGTGTTTCAGTGGATTTTGCAAAAATGTTAGCAAGATCTATGAATAAAGAATTAATAATAGAAAATATAGCTTGGGATGGACTAATCCCCTCACTTAAAACAGGAAAAATTGATATAATAATTTCTTCTATGACAATAACAGATGAGAGAAAAAAATCAATAGATTTTTCAATTCCTTATGCAAAATCTGCACTTGCTATTTTAGCAAATAAAAATTCAAATATAAATTCAATTGAAGATTTAAAAGAAAAAACTATTGCAGTAAAAAAAGGTTCAACAGGACATATTTATGCAAAAGAAAACTTTCCAAATGGGAATATCTTAGTATTTGATAAAGAGAGTGCTTGTGTCCTTGAAGTAGTTCAAGGGAAAGCAGATGGATTTTTATATGACCAATTAACTATATATAGAAATCATCAAAATCATAAAGATACAACAGTAGCTCTTTTAAAGCCTTTTCAAAAAGATTTTGAATATTGGGGAGTTGCTTTAAAAAAAGATAATACTGAATTAAAAAATCAAATTGATCAGTTTATTACTAAAGCAAAAGAAGATGGAACTTTTGATGATTTTGCATATAAATACTTAAAAGATGCAAAACAGACTTTTGATTCACTAAATATTGAGTTCTTTTTTTAG
- a CDS encoding NifS family cysteine desulfurase, with protein MEVYLDNNATTIVDPIVYEEMRPFFCEKYGNPNSLHRFGAGTHPKMMEALDYLYSGINASDDDDIIIVSNATESINTVIKGVWIDQILNGNKNHIITSEVEHPAVTATCKFLESQGVSVTYLPVNENGVLEAHTVKDFIRDDTALVSIMWANNETGKLFPIKEIGEICKEAGVLFHSDATQAIGKVPVDVQEANIDFMSFSAHKFHGPKGVGALYIKKGIKITPLLHGGEQMGGKRAGTVDVASMVGMGFAMKLAVENLEFEATEVKRLRDKLEAAILEIPETVVIGGKENRTPNTTLISIRGVEGESMLWDLNQNGVGASTGSACASEDLEANPVMNAFGSDSELAHTGVRFSLSRFNTEEQIDYAIDVIKKAVTRLRNISSSYAYAPSSHKCGL; from the coding sequence ATGGAAGTTTATTTAGATAATAATGCTACAACAATAGTTGATCCAATTGTATATGAAGAGATGAGACCATTTTTCTGTGAAAAGTATGGAAATCCAAACTCTTTACATAGATTTGGAGCAGGAACTCATCCAAAGATGATGGAAGCATTAGATTATTTATATAGTGGAATAAATGCAAGTGATGATGATGATATTATTATCGTATCAAATGCAACAGAAAGTATTAATACTGTAATAAAAGGTGTTTGGATTGATCAAATTTTAAATGGAAATAAAAACCATATTATTACTTCAGAAGTAGAACATCCAGCAGTAACTGCAACATGTAAATTTTTAGAATCACAAGGTGTAAGTGTAACTTACTTACCAGTGAATGAAAATGGAGTTTTAGAAGCTCATACAGTAAAAGATTTTATTAGAGATGATACAGCTTTAGTATCAATTATGTGGGCAAATAATGAAACAGGAAAGCTTTTTCCTATTAAAGAAATAGGTGAAATTTGTAAAGAAGCTGGAGTATTATTCCACTCTGATGCAACTCAAGCTATTGGAAAAGTTCCAGTTGATGTTCAAGAAGCAAATATAGATTTTATGTCATTTTCAGCACATAAATTCCATGGACCAAAAGGTGTTGGTGCTTTATATATTAAAAAAGGTATTAAAATAACTCCATTATTACACGGTGGAGAACAAATGGGTGGAAAAAGAGCTGGTACTGTTGATGTTGCATCAATGGTAGGAATGGGATTTGCTATGAAACTTGCAGTTGAAAACTTAGAGTTTGAAGCAACTGAAGTTAAAAGATTAAGAGATAAATTAGAAGCTGCAATTTTAGAAATTCCTGAAACTGTTGTTATTGGTGGAAAAGAAAATAGAACACCTAATACTACTCTTATTTCTATTAGAGGTGTTGAAGGTGAATCAATGCTTTGGGATTTAAATCAAAATGGTGTTGGAGCAAGTACAGGAAGTGCTTGTGCCTCTGAAGATTTAGAAGCAAACCCAGTTATGAATGCTTTTGGAAGTGATAGTGAATTGGCTCATACAGGAGTTAGATTTTCTTTAAGTAGATTTAATACAGAAGAACAAATAGATTATGCAATTGATGTGATTAAAAAAGCAGTTACAAGATTAAGAAATATTTCAAGTTCATATGCTTATGCACCATCATCACACAAATGTGGATTATAA
- a CDS encoding iron-sulfur cluster assembly scaffold protein — translation MAKNDLVSGSIWDEYSNQVINRMNNPQHQGEITEERAKELNAKLIVADFGAESCGDAVRLYWAVDEATDKILESKFKSFGCGTAIASSDVMAELCVGKTVDEAVKITNIDVERALRDNPDTPAVPPQKMHCSVMAYDVIKKAAAEYKGVDMESFEEEQIVCECARVSLATLKEVIRLNDLKTVEEITDYTKAGAFCKSCIKPGGHEEKEIYLVDILADTRAEMDQEKLKVAADASASGTLSFDKMTLVQRIKAIDTVLDEDIRPMLVMDGGNMEIIDIKENIPHYDLYIRYLGACSGCASGSTGTLYAIESVLRQKVDENIRVLPI, via the coding sequence ATGGCAAAAAATGATTTAGTAAGCGGTTCAATTTGGGATGAATATTCAAATCAAGTTATCAATAGAATGAATAATCCTCAACATCAAGGGGAGATTACAGAAGAAAGAGCAAAAGAGTTAAATGCAAAACTTATTGTTGCAGATTTTGGAGCTGAATCTTGTGGTGATGCTGTTAGACTTTATTGGGCAGTTGATGAAGCTACAGATAAAATTTTAGAATCAAAATTCAAATCTTTTGGTTGTGGTACTGCAATTGCATCTTCTGATGTTATGGCTGAGTTATGTGTTGGAAAAACTGTTGATGAAGCTGTAAAAATTACAAATATTGATGTTGAAAGAGCATTAAGAGATAACCCAGATACACCAGCTGTTCCTCCTCAAAAAATGCACTGTTCTGTTATGGCTTATGATGTAATTAAAAAAGCAGCAGCAGAGTATAAAGGTGTTGATATGGAATCTTTTGAAGAAGAACAAATTGTATGTGAATGTGCAAGGGTTTCATTAGCAACATTAAAAGAAGTTATTAGATTAAATGATTTAAAAACTGTTGAAGAAATTACAGATTACACAAAAGCAGGGGCATTTTGTAAATCATGTATTAAGCCTGGTGGGCATGAAGAAAAAGAGATATATTTAGTAGATATTTTAGCAGATACAAGAGCTGAAATGGATCAAGAAAAACTAAAAGTTGCTGCTGATGCAAGTGCTAGCGGAACTCTATCTTTTGATAAAATGACTTTAGTTCAAAGAATCAAAGCAATTGATACTGTATTAGATGAAGATATTAGACCAATGCTAGTTATGGATGGTGGAAATATGGAAATTATTGATATTAAAGAAAATATTCCTCACTATGACTTATATATTAGATACTTAGGTGCATGTTCTGGATGTGCATCAGGAAGCACTGGTACACTTTATGCAATTGAGTCAGTATTAAGACAAAAAGTTGATGAAAACATTAGAGTTTTACCTATATAA
- a CDS encoding hemerythrin domain-containing protein, whose protein sequence is MSDTIKSFLTQDHRDCDEEFANMENAVASGNWEKAKETFDKFVADLQMHFDMEEKVMFPAFEEKTGMCGGPTQVMRMEHAQMNSVVTQMREDIISKNSSHFFGLSESLMMLMQQHNMKEEQMLYAMADAHLQDESSFIIQQMKDLKRV, encoded by the coding sequence ATGAGTGACACTATTAAATCTTTTCTAACACAAGACCATAGAGATTGTGATGAAGAGTTTGCAAATATGGAAAATGCAGTAGCAAGTGGAAATTGGGAAAAAGCAAAAGAGACTTTTGATAAATTTGTAGCTGATTTACAAATGCATTTTGATATGGAAGAAAAAGTAATGTTTCCAGCTTTTGAAGAAAAAACTGGAATGTGTGGTGGGCCAACACAAGTAATGAGAATGGAACATGCACAAATGAATAGTGTAGTTACACAAATGAGAGAAGATATAATCTCTAAAAATAGTTCACACTTTTTTGGATTAAGTGAGAGCTTAATGATGTTAATGCAACAACATAATATGAAAGAAGAACAGATGCTTTATGCTATGGCAGATGCACATTTACAAGATGAGTCTTCTTTTATTATTCAACAAATGAAAGATTTAAAAAGAGTATAA
- the argH gene encoding argininosuccinate lyase yields MSNQNNQILKNTNAQILDEFNASVMFDKELYSQDIKGSMAHSQMLYEQGILCLEDKEAIHKGLLQVKEEIESGKFEFKIEHEDIHMAVESRLTQIIGDAGKRLHTARSRNDQVATDFRLYVQEKSLSIKEQLKELISTFVEVASKHTSTLIPGMTHLQHAQPVNFAYHMLAYANMFKRDYERFESSYERNNYSPLGSAALAGTPHNINRETTTKLLGFKAPTANAMDTVSDRDFALEILFNISTAMMHISRISEELILWSSYEFQFVRMSDEYATTSSIMPQKKNPDVPELLRGKTGRTYGNLISLFTVMKGLPLAYNKDTQEDKEGVFDSVKTIEISLKILNEVIKTMIVNVDKMQKACKIGHLSATDLADYLVQKQNLPFRTAYYITKDVVALANSLNKDISELNIDEIRSANEEIKNIDEEIVMYLDLKASMNARTSFGGTSTKQTENQIEVFKTWLTRN; encoded by the coding sequence ATGTCAAATCAAAATAATCAAATTTTAAAAAATACAAATGCACAAATCTTAGATGAATTTAATGCTTCTGTAATGTTTGATAAAGAACTATATTCACAAGATATTAAAGGTTCAATGGCACATAGTCAAATGCTATATGAACAAGGGATTTTATGCTTAGAAGATAAAGAGGCAATTCATAAAGGGCTTTTACAAGTAAAAGAAGAGATAGAAAGTGGTAAATTTGAATTTAAAATTGAGCATGAAGATATTCATATGGCTGTTGAAAGTAGATTAACACAAATTATAGGTGATGCAGGAAAAAGACTTCATACAGCAAGAAGTAGAAATGATCAAGTGGCGACTGATTTTAGATTATATGTTCAAGAAAAATCTTTAAGTATAAAAGAGCAACTAAAAGAGCTAATCTCTACATTTGTAGAAGTTGCTTCAAAACATACTTCAACTTTAATTCCTGGAATGACACACTTACAACATGCACAGCCAGTTAATTTTGCATATCATATGCTAGCATATGCAAATATGTTTAAAAGAGATTATGAAAGATTTGAAAGTTCATATGAAAGAAATAACTACTCTCCTTTAGGAAGTGCTGCCTTAGCAGGAACTCCACATAATATTAATAGAGAAACAACTACAAAACTTTTAGGCTTTAAAGCTCCAACTGCAAATGCTATGGATACTGTAAGTGATAGGGATTTTGCATTAGAGATTTTATTTAATATTAGTACAGCAATGATGCATATTAGTAGAATCTCTGAAGAGCTTATTTTATGGTCTTCTTATGAGTTCCAATTTGTAAGAATGAGTGATGAATATGCTACAACTTCTTCAATTATGCCACAAAAGAAAAATCCAGATGTACCTGAACTATTAAGAGGTAAAACAGGAAGAACATATGGAAATTTAATCTCTTTATTTACAGTAATGAAAGGTTTACCTCTTGCATATAATAAAGATACACAAGAGGATAAAGAGGGAGTATTTGACTCTGTTAAAACAATAGAAATTTCATTAAAGATTTTAAATGAAGTAATAAAAACTATGATTGTAAATGTTGATAAAATGCAAAAAGCTTGTAAAATTGGGCATTTAAGTGCTACGGATTTAGCTGATTATTTAGTTCAAAAACAAAATTTACCTTTTAGAACTGCATATTATATTACAAAAGATGTGGTTGCACTTGCAAATAGTTTAAATAAAGATATTAGTGAATTAAATATTGATGAAATTAGAAGTGCAAATGAAGAGATTAAAAATATTGATGAAGAGATAGTAATGTATCTTGACTTAAAAGCTTCAATGAATGCTAGAACATCATTTGGTGGAACTTCTACAAAACAAACAGAAAATCAAATTGAAGTATTTAAAACTTGGCTAACTAGAAATTAA
- a CDS encoding chemotaxis protein CheV, which translates to MSGISSSVEQMTQGHRRNVQQLAVFYTSHNNIYAINIAKVKAFVIKDEVTINDTPSDSKIIAGIATIRGEPVTLVNLDAWLGQQKMEMDQYKLIIYCEFNHKKVGFLIKDMLDIVEKTTDELRHTEETNSKITYTTYVKVHDKNELCTVFNAEQLLKDIGWTDDGEDAVNKYVDSPLISEKLVLAAEDSGVAREVLSKFFKKAKINFEIYNNGALLLQRVKEINPDKIGLIITDIEMPEADGFQVATFIKENNTYNHIPVIVNSSMTTDAVKNKMHAIGVDGFIGKTDVQALYEATKRFLLK; encoded by the coding sequence ATGAGTGGCATTAGTAGTAGCGTTGAACAAATGACTCAAGGACATAGAAGAAATGTTCAGCAGTTAGCTGTATTTTATACTAGTCATAATAATATTTATGCAATTAATATCGCAAAAGTAAAAGCCTTTGTTATTAAAGATGAAGTAACAATTAATGACACGCCAAGTGACTCAAAGATTATTGCAGGGATTGCTACAATTAGAGGGGAACCTGTAACTTTAGTAAATCTTGATGCATGGCTTGGTCAACAAAAGATGGAGATGGATCAATATAAGCTTATTATATATTGTGAATTTAACCATAAAAAAGTAGGTTTTCTAATCAAAGATATGCTTGATATTGTTGAAAAAACTACTGATGAATTAAGACATACAGAAGAGACAAATTCAAAAATCACTTATACAACATATGTAAAAGTTCATGATAAAAATGAATTATGTACAGTATTTAATGCAGAACAACTTCTAAAAGATATTGGATGGACAGATGATGGTGAAGATGCTGTAAATAAATATGTTGATTCTCCTCTAATTTCAGAAAAATTAGTTCTTGCTGCTGAAGATTCAGGAGTAGCAAGGGAAGTATTAAGTAAATTCTTTAAAAAAGCAAAAATAAATTTTGAAATTTATAATAATGGTGCATTATTATTGCAAAGAGTTAAAGAGATAAATCCTGATAAAATTGGACTTATTATTACTGATATTGAAATGCCAGAAGCAGATGGTTTCCAAGTGGCAACATTTATAAAAGAAAATAACACTTATAATCATATTCCTGTTATTGTAAATTCATCTATGACAACTGATGCTGTTAAAAATAAAATGCATGCTATTGGAGTTGATGGATTTATTGGAAAAACTGATGTTCAAGCTTTATATGAAGCAACAAAAAGGTTTTTATTAAAATAA
- a CDS encoding tRNA threonylcarbamoyladenosine dehydratase: MRYDRTKKLFGEENFEKFTKAKLILLGVGGVGSFALDALYRTGITDITIVDFDTYEESNLNRQMGSEGNIGRVKVEALKEKYPKVTPIHVKITKEWIDNFDFSSYDYILDAIDDVTPKVHLIKKYFTKVISTSGGAKRIDPSKIEYKSIWDTYNDPFIRKIRTELKAQGFKKKFKVIFSSEEPKCLEKGSFEGVTGSFGLMMASVTVQKLLKKK; the protein is encoded by the coding sequence ATGAGATATGACAGAACAAAAAAACTATTTGGTGAAGAAAATTTTGAAAAATTTACAAAGGCAAAACTTATTCTTTTAGGAGTTGGTGGGGTTGGAAGCTTTGCCCTTGATGCTTTGTATAGAACAGGAATTACAGATATTACAATAGTTGATTTTGATACGTATGAAGAGTCTAACTTAAATAGGCAAATGGGTAGTGAAGGTAACATAGGAAGAGTAAAAGTTGAAGCTTTAAAAGAAAAATATCCAAAAGTGACACCAATTCATGTTAAAATAACAAAAGAGTGGATTGATAACTTTGATTTTAGTTCTTATGATTATATCTTAGATGCAATTGATGATGTAACACCAAAGGTTCACCTAATTAAAAAGTACTTTACAAAAGTAATTAGTACAAGTGGTGGAGCAAAAAGAATAGATCCTAGTAAAATTGAATATAAATCAATTTGGGATACATATAATGATCCTTTTATTAGAAAAATTAGAACAGAGTTAAAAGCTCAAGGGTTTAAAAAGAAGTTTAAAGTTATTTTTTCATCAGAAGAACCAAAATGCCTTGAAAAAGGAAGTTTTGAAGGAGTTACAGGCTCTTTTGGACTTATGATGGCTTCTGTTACAGTTCAGAAATTGCTAAAGAAGAAATAA
- the greA gene encoding transcription elongation factor GreA has translation MEKEPMTRAGYEKITGNLDFLKSKERPETVIALDEARQLGDLKENAEYHAAKDKLKLIDSQIAELNNIISKAVIIDPSTLPHDKVSFGSTVNLVDVDTDEEFTYTIVGGIESNAENGMISFNSPLAKQLMGKEEGDEVQATLPGGVRTFEILEVYYKEIEL, from the coding sequence ATGGAAAAAGAACCAATGACAAGAGCTGGATATGAAAAAATCACTGGCAATTTAGACTTCTTAAAAAGTAAAGAAAGACCAGAAACGGTTATTGCTTTAGATGAAGCAAGACAATTAGGAGATTTAAAAGAAAATGCAGAATATCATGCTGCAAAAGATAAATTAAAACTTATTGATTCTCAAATTGCAGAACTTAACAACATTATAAGTAAGGCAGTAATTATTGATCCTTCAACACTACCACATGATAAAGTAAGCTTTGGCTCAACTGTAAATTTAGTTGATGTTGATACGGATGAAGAGTTTACATATACAATAGTTGGTGGAATTGAATCAAATGCTGAAAATGGAATGATTTCATTTAATTCACCTTTAGCAAAACAGCTAATGGGAAAAGAAGAAGGAGATGAAGTTCAAGCAACACTTCCTGGGGGAGTTAGAACTTTTGAAATATTAGAGGTTTATTATAAGGAGATTGAACTATAA